In Musa acuminata AAA Group cultivar baxijiao chromosome BXJ2-10, Cavendish_Baxijiao_AAA, whole genome shotgun sequence, a genomic segment contains:
- the LOC135624195 gene encoding serine/threonine-protein kinase RIPK-like, which produces MSSNSWKSFLTGCWAKSVENSATSPRKLQCSSSSDISNSSAPFSPEDLSLTLAGSNLHVFTIGELKAVTRNFSMTNFIGSGGFGPVYKGYIDDKLRPGLKEPHVAVKSLDLDGLQGHREWLAEVIFLGQLRHPHLVKLIGYCCEDEHRMLVYEYMPRGSLENHLFKRLLASLPWSTRLKIAVGAAKGLAFLHEAEKPVIYRDFKASNILLDSDYTVKLSDFGLAKDGPQGDNTHVTTRVMGTRGYAAPEYVLTGHLTAKSDVYSFGVVLLELLAGRRCVDKTRPNRQKNLVDWARPYLNNSDKISRVMDPNLDGQYSSKGAQKAAAIAYKCLSHNPKSRPNMRTVVETLEPLLNLNDVPVGSFVYVAPTERVTEDTKAEKLDTETEETHHGHHNRDRRHKQRFPNSVIHSEVTLHRDGNSLYRNSHFRRSLRQNQERGA; this is translated from the exons ATGTCCAGTAATTCATGGAAGTCATTCTTAACCGGCTGCTGGGCGAAGAGCGTTGAGAACTCTGCAACAAGTCCCAGAAAGCTCCAGTGCAGCTCGAGTTCTGATATAAGCAACTCCAGCGCACCATTCTCGCCCGAGGACCTGTCGTTGACTCTCGCAGGATCCAACCTCCATGTATTCACCATTGGAGAGCTCAAAGCTGTCACGAGGAACTTCTCCATGACCAATTTCATCGGATCAGGTGGATTTGGCCCCGTCTACAAGGGTTACATCGACGACAAGCTTCGGCCAGGACTCAAGGAGCCGCATGTGGCGGTGAAGTCCCTGGATTTGGACGGCTTGCAGGGCCACAGAGAGTGGCTG GCCGAGGTCATCTTTCTTGGGCAACTGCGGCATCCCCATCTCGTTAAACTGATTGGTTATTGTTGTGAAGATGAGCACAGGATGCTCGTCTACGAGTATATGCCTCGAGGAAGCTTGGAAAACCATCTCTTTAAGA GACTGCTTGCTTCATTGCCGTGGTCAACGAGGCTAAAGATAGCAGTGGGAGCCGCCAAGGGCCTCGCCTTTCTGCATGAAGCCGAGAAGCCGGTCATCTACCGCGATTTTAAAGCGTCAAACATACTGCTCGACTCG GATTACACGGTGAAGCTTTCGGATTTCGGTCTGGCAAAGGATGGGCCGCAGGGAGACAACACCCACGTCACCACGCGTGTCATGGGTACACGTGGGTACGCGGCACCGGAGTACGTATTAACCG GTCACCTAACGGCCAAAAGTGACGTCTACAGCTTCGGAGTCGTGTTGTTGGAACTACTGGCTGGGAGACGGTGCGTCGACAAAACCCGACCCAATCGGCAAAAGAACCTTGTCGATTGGGCTCGACCCTACCTCAACAATTCAGACAAGATAAGCCGCGTCATGGACCCCAATCTCGACGGCCAGTACTCGTCCAAAGGCGCCCAAAAGGCCGCTGCAATTGCCTACAAATGCTTGAGCCACAATCCCAAATCGAGGCCCAACATGAGGACCGTCGTGGAGACATTGGAGCCGCTTCTCAACCTGAACGATGTGCCTGTTGGCTCCTTCGTCTACGTTGCGCCAACGGAGCGAGTCACCGAGGATACGAAGGCGGAGAAACTGGACACGGAGACGGAAGAGACGCACCACGGCCACCACAACCGCGATCGGAGGCACAAGCAGCGATTTCCTAACTCGGTGATTCATTCCGAGGTCACCCTGCACAGGGATGGCAACAGTTTGTACCGCAACTCCCACTTCAGGAGATCCTTGAGGCAGAACCAGGAACGTGGTGCGTGA